Proteins encoded together in one Saimiri boliviensis isolate mSaiBol1 chromosome Y, mSaiBol1.pri, whole genome shotgun sequence window:
- the LOC141582903 gene encoding 5-hydroxyisourate hydrolase-like, with amino-acid sequence MSSRAAPRLLRLQRHLGPQEDRGSMEPLGSPLTTHVLDTASRVPARGLCLCLSRLLCLSRLEDHSQQWMEPRTSYTDPDGRCPGLLTRDQMKAGTYKLTFDTAAYWRKKGQESFYPYVEVVFTTPSKAQKFHLPL; translated from the exons ATGAGCTCCAGGGCCGCCCCGCGGCTGCTGCGGCTCCAGCGACACCTGGGCCCCCAGGAGGATAGGGG CAGCATGGAGCCTCTGGGCAGCCCACTGACCACCCATGTGCTGGATaccgcctcccgggtcccagcCAGGGGCCTCTGCCTCTGCTTGTCCCGGCTCCTCTGCTTGTCCCGGCTGGAGGACCACAGCCAGCAGTGGATGGAGCCGAGGACTAG CTACACAGACCCAGATGGCCGCTGCCCTGGACTCCTGACGCGGGACCAGATGAAGGCAGGCACCTACAAGCTCACCTTTGACACTGCGGCCTACTGGAGGAAGAAGGGGCAGGAAAGCTTCTACCCATACGTGGAG GTTGTTTTCACCACCCCCAGCAAGGCCCAGAAGTTCCACCTGCCCCTGTAG